From Mycobacterium colombiense CECT 3035:
CCGGGGGGCGAAGTTGACGGTCGCAAGTCATAGCTGACTCCGTATGAGGAGTTCGGTAGGTAATCTCCTCTTTTCGTCAAAGATGTTGCGGGGCCGAGATTCAGGCCCTGACTTAATGATGTGCGCAATCGGGTTGGCTCCGGTGATTGCTGCGCGCCCGTCCCGGACAGGCCCGCATCAGCTCGGAAAGACGTGAATAACAACGGAATTCCCGAAGCCGGTTAGATGCCCGAGAAGTGAAAGGTTCGATTCGCGATGAGATTGGCCCGGACGAGCAAACAAGCCGACAACGCCTCTGATTCCACCCGTCCGGTTGTGTTGTTCGTCCTCGGCCCGCAACGGTCCGGAACCTCGGCGCTCACCCGGGTGCTCTCGCTGTGCGGCGGCACACTTCCTGCTGCGATGTTGGGCGCCGACGCGAATAATCCGCTCGGCTACTGGGAACCGCGGGCGGCCATTTCGCTGAACGAGACGATCCTTCGCCGGCTCGGGACCAATTGGTACGACCCGTCATTGCGGTTTCTGGACGACGGCGCGGTCGATCCCGGTGAGAGCAAGGCCTGCGTCGCGAAGATCGCCGCGTATCTGTCCACCCTGCCCGCGGCGCCGCTGGTGGTGATCAAGGAGCCCAGAATCACCACCCTGTCCGACCTGTGGTTCGAGGCGGCGCGTCAGGCCGGATTCGACGTCGCGTCGGTGATCGCGGTACGTCATCCGCAGGAGGTCATCTCCTCGATTGTGAAGTCCTGGCACGTCTCTCCCGCGCTCGCGAGTGCCTTATGGCTGAAATGCAACATCCTCGCCGAGCGCAACACTCGCGGGGTGCCGCGCGTATTCGTCGATTACGCGAATCTTCTCGACGACTGGCGCCGGGAAATGAAGCGGATTTCCACCGAGCTGCCGGTCGAGCTGCATACCCAGGACGAGGACGCTATCGAGGAGTTCCTCACCCCCGGTCTGCACCGCCAACGGCACTGCGGGCCGGTGCCCAGCCTTTTCGGCGCGGATTGGATCTCGTTGGTCTACGAAGCATTACGCGAGGCCGCCCAGGACGATCCGATCGACATGTCAACACTGGACCGTGTTTTCGCGTCCTACCGGGAGAGCGAACGGGATTTCCGCAAGGCATTCGAGGACTTTCATGGTTTATCGAACAGCATGCTGTTCCGTATCTTCCGGCCGGTCATCGCCCGCCCGGTGATGGAGGTGCTGGCAATGGCGCATCGGCACCGGGGGACCTGGGCCTAACCCCTTTCGCCCGCTTCGTTCGCGCGCTTTGTGCGAATTCGAGACGCCGTCGGTCCGCTTCGCGGAATCCTGTGATGCCGCCTAGAGTCCCCGATATGATCGACCGGACCGCGCGGCGATGCGCGCCGGTTGCGTAATTTCCTCTGCACACGAAAGAAAGGCGTCGATTCTTGTCAGCGTCCGTGCTCATCAGTGGTGGGGCAGGATTCATCGGGTCGGCGCTCTCACACCGTCTCGTCGAGGCCGGATACGACGTCGCGGTGATGGACGTCTTGCATCCCCAGGTGCACGGCGGCGCCCGGCCGATCGAGCTGCCGCGCGCCGTGCGGCTGTTCACCGGCGACGTCACCCATGCGCCCGACTGGGACGCCGTGTTGCGGTTGTTCCGCCCGTCGCAAGTCGTCCATCTGGCGGCCGAGACCGGAACCGCACAGTCGCTGTCGGAGGCGACGCGCCACGGTTCGGTGAATGTCGTTGGAACCACTCAGCTTCTGGACGCCCTGAGCCGCTCGGGAAGCGTGCCCGAGCAACTGGTCCTGGCGTCGTCGCGGGCGGTCTACGGCGAGGGTGCGTGGCAATCCGGCGAGCAGGTTTTCTATCCGAAACCCCGCAGCCACGCACAACTTCTCGCCGGTGTCTGGGATCCGCAGGGGCCGGCGGGCGAACAGGCCGTGCCGCTGCCCAGCCGCGCCGACCGAACGGAGCCCCGGCCCACCAACGTGTACGCGGCGACCAAGCTGGCTCAGGAACACCTGTTGGCGGCCTGGACGGCCGCGCACGACACCAACCTCAGCGTGCTGCGGCTGCAAAATGTCTACGGCCCGGGCCAGTCACTGACCAATTCGTATACCGGGATCGTCGCGCTGTTCGCACGGTTGGCGCGGCAGGGGCTTGCGCTGGAGGTCTACGAGGACGGCCGGATCGTACGGGACTTCGTCTACATCGATGCCGTCGTCGACGCCCTCTTCGCCGCCGTGCAGCGGCCCGCGACGCAGCCGCGCTGCCTCGACATCGGGTCCGGCAGCGCGACCACCATCCATGAGCTGGCCAACAAGATCGCCGCCATGTGCGGCGCGCCCGAACCGACCGTCGTGCCGAAATTCCGCGACGGCGACGTGCGCGCCGCGAGCTGCGACATCGGACCGGCGCAGACCGAGCTGGGCTGGCATCCGAAGGCCACTCTCGACGACGGTCTGGGCGCGTTGCTCGAATGGATCGGCGAGCAACCCAAGGCTCCCGCGACCGATTCGGGCCGTCCCGCCGTCGAACACGCCGGGCGCCGCTAAGGGGCATCGTCCCGCACCCATCCAGCAGCCGAGGCCGCACAAATTTAACGCCTATGATGGTTGCTACTGCCCGGTAGGGCAGGGATGGTCACCCGGTAGCGGGGGGACAGGTCAAGGAGGCCGGGCAGGCGAGCTAGTTGGACAACTGCGACACGCATTGACGGCCTCGACGTGGTCGAGCGCATCACCGCCAGTACTTCATCTGAACTAAGGGGCACCCTTGACCGTTACCGATCGTGACATGCGATCTCCCTTTCTAGACACCCGTTCCGCCTATCTTGAGCTGCTGCGACGCAATCTCACCCGATACGGCAGCGACGAGTTGGTGCCGGTCGGCTGGAACTACCTCGGGCGTCCCCTCTTCAGCACCCGCAATCTGCTGCTGGTGCGCAAGCGCCCGTTCAACAAGCAGGCGCGTGACCTCGGCCTGGACTGGCCGGCGGACGCGTTGACGATGATCGGCATGCAGCGGCTGACCAGTTTGCAGCATTGCGTCGAGACGGTCCTGAAAGACGACGTTCCCGGTGATCTCGTCGAGTGCGGTGTGTGGCGGGGTGGGGCGTCGATCCTGATGCGTGCCGTGCTGTCGGCGTACGGCGACGAGAAGCGTTCCGTGTGGCTGTGCGACTCCTTCGAAGGCGTACCTCCGCCGGACACCGAGCACTACGAGGCGGACAAGGGCATCAAGTTGCATCGCGCCGCCGGCGTGCTGGCCATACCCCAGGAGCAGGTCAAGGCGAATTTCGAGCGCTATGGGTTGCTCGATGACCGGGTCCGGTTTGTTCCGGGTTGGTTCAAGGACACCCTGCAGGACGCCCCGATCGACCGCATTTCGGTGTTGCGCCTGGATGGCGATCTGTATGAGTCGACGATTCAGGCGCTCGATGCGCTCTACCCGCGGCTGTCGCCCGGGGGCTTTTGCATCATC
This genomic window contains:
- a CDS encoding NAD-dependent epimerase/dehydratase family protein yields the protein MLISGGAGFIGSALSHRLVEAGYDVAVMDVLHPQVHGGARPIELPRAVRLFTGDVTHAPDWDAVLRLFRPSQVVHLAAETGTAQSLSEATRHGSVNVVGTTQLLDALSRSGSVPEQLVLASSRAVYGEGAWQSGEQVFYPKPRSHAQLLAGVWDPQGPAGEQAVPLPSRADRTEPRPTNVYAATKLAQEHLLAAWTAAHDTNLSVLRLQNVYGPGQSLTNSYTGIVALFARLARQGLALEVYEDGRIVRDFVYIDAVVDALFAAVQRPATQPRCLDIGSGSATTIHELANKIAAMCGAPEPTVVPKFRDGDVRAASCDIGPAQTELGWHPKATLDDGLGALLEWIGEQPKAPATDSGRPAVEHAGRR
- a CDS encoding TylF/MycF/NovP-related O-methyltransferase, which encodes MRSPFLDTRSAYLELLRRNLTRYGSDELVPVGWNYLGRPLFSTRNLLLVRKRPFNKQARDLGLDWPADALTMIGMQRLTSLQHCVETVLKDDVPGDLVECGVWRGGASILMRAVLSAYGDEKRSVWLCDSFEGVPPPDTEHYEADKGIKLHRAAGVLAIPQEQVKANFERYGLLDDRVRFVPGWFKDTLQDAPIDRISVLRLDGDLYESTIQALDALYPRLSPGGFCIIDDYHAIAACAQAVTDYRTQHGVTAEIEEIDGTGVLWRKA
- a CDS encoding sulfotransferase family protein; this translates as MRLARTSKQADNASDSTRPVVLFVLGPQRSGTSALTRVLSLCGGTLPAAMLGADANNPLGYWEPRAAISLNETILRRLGTNWYDPSLRFLDDGAVDPGESKACVAKIAAYLSTLPAAPLVVIKEPRITTLSDLWFEAARQAGFDVASVIAVRHPQEVISSIVKSWHVSPALASALWLKCNILAERNTRGVPRVFVDYANLLDDWRREMKRISTELPVELHTQDEDAIEEFLTPGLHRQRHCGPVPSLFGADWISLVYEALREAAQDDPIDMSTLDRVFASYRESERDFRKAFEDFHGLSNSMLFRIFRPVIARPVMEVLAMAHRHRGTWA